From Trichomycterus rosablanca isolate fTriRos1 chromosome 27, fTriRos1.hap1, whole genome shotgun sequence, a single genomic window includes:
- the LOC134303887 gene encoding stereocilin-like — translation MSCSEEQLRAMIALLSQNVAFGPISSWGPEVFIEIGAFAAGIPDMAMSALVKEQIEGITPLAISLITAEKFAVVFNQAQISLFSYEQAAAVTTAQRAALSPVQETALSMVLNPLEDKPVDFRGRSSGIKIFGSLCLVCSVLVLHSTLIFSGRL, via the exons ATGTCGTGCAGCGAGGAGCAACTTCGAGCCATGATTGCTCTGCTCAGCCAGAATGTAGCATTTGGACCCATCAGCTCCTGGGGTCCAGAGGTCTTCATCGAAATCGGTGCTTTTGCTG CTGGGATTCCAGACATGGCCATGTCTGCCCTGGTGAAGGAACAGATAGAGGGCATCACCCCCCTCGCCATCTCTCTAATTACAGCGGAAAAGTTTGCA GTTGTGTTTAATCAGGCCCAGATCAGTCTCTTCTCATATGAGCAGGCAGCGGCAGTCACCACGGCCCAGCGTGCAGCTCTCAGCCCGGTACAGGAAACCGCTCTCTCCATGGTCCTCAACCCTCTGGAGGACAAACCTGTGGATTTCAGAG gCAGGTCGTCAGGGATAAAAATCTTTGGGAGTCTTTGTCTCGTCTGCAGTGTACTGGTGTTACATTCGACGCTGATTTTCAGTGGCCGTCTCTGA
- the strc1 gene encoding uncharacterized protein strc1 — protein MWLSIAIRMLPESGGHLSDPGALSKLGSLISGLPVQALSSLSPDVLLPALIDFSQYTPPQAIAITTKLWGSSAVSTWLDKLEPLLLTTPLLCVMPQARLLLTNGTAPYTHTWNTQQAKTLFDEALTSTPSLTIQQFKSLGTVAQGVSCEVLTKLVKNYASVSSVRDVLEVLRGQPVPLHPSLKKCLIEEMYRYDFFSELLGDMSAEIAVSIPMSTIKKFSVLMMDFLRNMIVLDPQSFLPIPRSKQTVLVNKIIQRLGMQTGPYTEEEFRSLGIMATFVADEVFVQLDRSFFVDGIEFLRCFCYDSSKRGIVALMLQEPSTFG, from the exons ATGTGGCTCTCAATAGCCATAAG AATGTTACCTGAATCTGGTGGTCAT CTGTCTGATCCAGGCGCTCTGTCCAAGCTGGGCTCACTGATAAGTGGGTTGCCGGTCCAAGCTCTGTCCAGTTTGTCCCCTGATGTCCTGCTTCCTGCCCTGATCGACTTCAGTCAGTACACACCGCCACAGGCCATTGCCATTACTACTAAACTCTGG GGTTCTTCAGCAGTGAGCACATGGTTAGATAAATTAGAACCTCTTCTCCTGACCACACCTCTCCTGTGTGTAATGCCTCAAGCTCGCCTCCTTCTGACCAATGGCACAGCTCCTTATACCCATACCTGGAATAcccaacag GCCAAGACCCTGTTTGACGAGGCTTTGACCAGCACGCCAAGCCTCACAATACAGCAATTCAA GTCTTTGGGGACGGTCGCTCAGGGAGTGAGTTGTGAAGTTTTGACGAAGCTCGTGAAGAATTACGCATCCGTGTCCTCCGTTCGAGACGTTCTGGAGGTTCTGAGAGGGCAGCCGGTGCCACTTCACCCATCACTG AAAAAGTGTCTGATTGAGGAAATGTACCGCTACGACTTCTTCTCTGAGCTTCTTGGTGACATGAGCGCTGAGATTGCCGTCTCAATTCC GATGAGCACCATCAAGAAATTCTCTGTGCTGATGATGGACTTCCTGAGGAACATGATTGTTCTGGATCCACAGTCATTCTTGCCCATCCCCAGGTCCAAACAGACTGTGCTGGTGAACAAGATAATACAAAGGCTG GGCATGCAAACTGGACCGTATACTGAAGAGGAGTTCCGCTCACTGGGTATCATGGCGACGTTTGTGGCGGATGAAGTCTTTGTGCAGCTGGACAGGAGCTTCTTTGTGGACGGCATTGAGTTTTTACGTTGTTTCTGCTACGATAGCAGTAAAAGGGGCATCGTGGCCTTAATGCTGCAAGAACCCAGCACATTTGGGTAA